In Alosa alosa isolate M-15738 ecotype Scorff River chromosome 23, AALO_Geno_1.1, whole genome shotgun sequence, a single window of DNA contains:
- the LOC125288189 gene encoding zinc-binding protein A33-like yields the protein MAASASSLEDDLTCSVCCDIFRGPVLLACGHSFCRECLNASWRSSPGRRCPICRHSSPQEPLLNISLRSTCESFLQQQQQQQQQRDAEAQRKEKKEEEEKEEEEMTRLCPEHNQRLAFFCEKEQQLVCSQCKKNQHKGHRVLSIQKAVKERKAKLATAMTPLKKRLDLLTSGTTQSSNGIKEIKSQIEDTERKMKKDFEELHKFLVDEEADRLSVLRQEAESCSSARKTKTDGKIFNLSRKLKDLEEKMEAKNAIGFLQNFDSILNRAQSPEPEFDLPPFSGVPSMSFIESQLNINVARHLGNLKFRVWEKMKGRAPYYPLTLDPNAHLCFLTLSNDLTSVSRVDKEWCLCPVPGSEGIADDNFHSWDVDVGDKDAEWMLGLMTHRFIHGLLPVCPEIGFWAVQRSGGEFQALTAVTSVTGLHLTRRPRVVRVQLWRPLTLRDPPSRSVRFLDAQNGTEIFRYDGVPCQVPVYPFLFPTKRPSELRLMPAEVTVTVKEEASFMQKHATTCRTFATTFMTSEFITFTLFAFLLFTILFFAIFSQELSSHR from the exons ATGGCTGCCTCTGCCTCGTCTCTGGAGGACGACTTGACGTGCAGCGTGTGCTGCGACATCTTCCGGGGGCCCGTGCTGCTGGCCTGTGGCCACAGCTTCTGCCGCGAGTGCCTGAACGCAAGCTGGAGGTCCAGCCCGGGCCGCCGCTGCCCCATCTGCCGCCACTCCTCGCCCCAGGAGCCCCTCCTCAACATCAGCCTCAGGAGCACCTGCGAGTCcttcctgcagcagcagcagcagcaacagcagcagagagatgCCGAGGcccagaggaaggagaagaaagaggaggaggagaaggaggaagaggagatgacCAGGCTGTGTCCTGAGCACAACCAGAGGCTGGCGTTTTTCTGTGAGAAGGAACAACAGCTCGTGTGCTCACAGTGTAAGAAGAACCAACACAAAGGCCACCGTGTCCTGTCCATACAGAAAGCAGTGAAGGAACGCAAG GCAAAACTGGCAACAGCAATGACACCACTGAAAAAGAGACTGGATTTGCTTACAAGTGGCACCACTCAAAGCTCCAATGGCATTAAGGAAATTAAG AGCCAAATTGAGGACAcggagaggaagatgaagaaggACTTTGAGGAGCTCCATAAGTTCCTAGTGGACGaggaggcagacagactgaGCGTGCTCAGACAGGAGGCGGAATCCTGCAGCAGCGCCAGGAAGACCAAGACTGACGGAAAGATTTTCAACCTCTCACGGAAACTGAAAGACCTGGAGGAAAAGATGGAGGCAAAAAATGCCATTGGATTCCTGCAG AACTTCGACTCTATCCTAAACCG aGCACAGTCTCCGGAGCCAGAATTTGACCTACCACCCTTCTCAGGCGTTCCATCTATGAGTTTCATTGAATCCCAATTGAATATCAATGTGGCCAGACACCTGGGGAATCTGAAATTCAGAGTCTGGGAGAAGATGAAGGGGAGAGCACCATACT ATCCGCTGACCCTGGACCCAAATGCACACCTCTGCTTCCTGACTCTGTCTAACGACCTGACCAGTGTCAGCAGGGTGGACAAAGAGTGGTGCCTCTGCCCGGTGCCGGGGTCAGAGGGCATCGCCGACGACAACTTCCACTCCTGGGACGTCGACGTGGGAGATAAAGATGCAGAGTGGATGCTGGGACTGATGACCCACAGATTCATACACGGCCTCCTTCCTGTTTGTCCAGAGATAGGCTTCTGGGCCGTCCAGAGATCAG GTGGTGAGTTCCAGGCCCTGACCGCGGTCACATCGGTGACTGGTCTGCACTTGACCAGGAGACCCCGTGTGGTGCGGGTGCAGCTGTGGCGACCTTTGACCCTGAGGGATCCGCCAAGCCGGAGCGTGAGGTTTCTGGACGCCCAGAACGGCACAGAGATTTTCAGGTACGACGGCGTCCCGTGCCAAGTGCCCGTCTACCCGTTCCTTTTCCCCACAAAGAGGCCGTCCGAGCTCAGGCTGATGCCCGCGGAGGTGACCGTGACCGTGAAAGAGGAGGCCAGCTTCATGCAGAAACATGCCACCACATGCAGGACCTTTGCCACCACATTCATGACCTCTGAATTCATAACCTTCACCCTTTTTGCCTTTCTACTTTTTACCATTCTCTTTTTTGCCATCTTTTCACAAGAGCTCAGTTCACATAGataa